The Meiothermus sp. CFH 77666 DNA window TGTGGGTCGTTTGGAAGCAATGTGGGCTGGAGGAATACCGTCGCATCTTCCTGGTACATTCCGCCCTCGAGGTCGGTGAAACAAGAATCAGCCGGGCGCGACTTCCGCTAAAGAGGGGACTTTTTCTGAAACCGGGGCCTGCGCTTTTCCCGAAGTGACGTCAGCCCCTCTTTGGCATCGGGGCCCAAAAAGCCCATAAACTCCAGCGCCAGCGAGGTGTCGAAGTTGGGCCCCATCATGCGGAGCCAGTTGTTGAGGGCATACTTGGTGAAGCGAATGGCGGTGGGGGAGCCCTGGGTGAGCCGCTGGGCAATCTGGAGCGCTTCGGCATAGACCGCGCCATCCTCCACACACCGGGACACCAGTCCAATCCGCTCGGCTTCCTCTCCCGAGAGGGGCTCGTTGAGCAAAAGGTAATACTTGGCCTTGCTGAGCCCGCACAGCAAAGGCCAGACCATTACCGAGTGGTCACCTGCCGCCACCCCCAGCCGCACATGTCCATCCACAATGCGGGCGGTTTTGCCTGCCACGCTAATGTCGGCCAGCAGCGCCACGGCCAGCCCGGCCCCCACCGCAGGGCCTTCGATGGCCGCCACGATGGGCTTTGAGCAGTTCACCACTCCGTATACCAGGTCGCGGGCTTCCTTCCAGACCCGCAGCAGGGCCTCGTAATCGTGGATCATCTCCTCGATCATCTCGAAGTCGCCGCCGCTGCTGAAGGCCCCACCCTCGCCCCGCACCAGCACCGCACCGATATTTTCATCGGCATCTATGTCCCGCCAGACATAGGCCAGCTCGCGGTGCATCTGGCTGTCGGCAGCATTCAGGCGGCCTGGATTGGAAAGGATGACCTCCTGCACCCCTTCACTGGGCTGGTCAAACTTCAAACGCTGGTAACGCTGTTGCCAGTTCATGCCAGCAGTTTACGCAATTGGCTGAAAGCCGAAAGCGGAAGGCTCAAGGCTGAAAGCCAATACCAACTTTGCCTGAAGAGTAATTTTTGAGAGGCATTCCTATACCCCCTCATCCGGCGACACCCCAGACGCAGTTGATAACGTCTCTGGCGCTATTTTCCTGTTTTGCTGACAGGGTGTCGCCACCTTCTTCCGCAAGGGGAGAAGAAAAGGGGTTCTGGTGGAGATATAACGCCTCCAATCCACAAGCCACTCGCCACAAGCTACAAGCTATAGCATGCTGCTTTCGGCCTTCGGTTTTGGGCTATGGGCGCCTTGCTGAGCCTACCCCATTGGCGGGTTTCTTTGTAGAATCCGCTGGCATGGCCCTATTTGCCGTGAACAAACCATTGGGCCGTACCTCGCACGACGTGGTAGACATGGCCCGCAAACTGCTGGGCACGCGCCGGGTAGGCCACACCGGCACCCTTGACCCATTGGCCACCGGGGTCTTGATCCTGGCCTCGGATGTTTCGACCAAACTGGTACCATTCTTGTCTGCAGAAGAAAAGGAATACCTTGCCTGGGTTTCCTTTGGGGCGACCACCGAGACCCTGGATGCAGAGGGGCCGATTGTAGAAGAAACGCCCCGGCGCCCCACCCAGCGCGAGATTGAAGCGGTTCTGCCTGCATTTTTGACCATGATGGAGCAGACGCCCCCGGCTTACTCGGCGGTGAAGGTGGGGGGGGTCAAGGCCTACGAGGCGGCGCGTAAAGGACAGACGCTAAAGCTCGAGGCCCGCCCGGTCAAGTATCACGAGGTGACCCTGCTGGCTTACGACCCGGCCCCCATCGCCTACCGCATTGCCCACTCGGCAGCGGGCTGGCAGCTATCGGAGCGGGGCCGCCAGGTGGAGTTACCCAGGCCCCTGGGCGACTACCCGACGGCGGTGATTCGTTTGGTGGTGGGGCCCGGAACCTATGTGCGCTCTTTTGCTCGAGACCTGGGCGAACAACTGGGCAGTAAAGCCTTTTTATCGGGTCTGGTGCGAACCAGGGTGGGCAAGATTGGCCTCGAGCAGGCCCAGGAAATCGAACACCTGGATATCAGAAAAACCCTGGATGAGCTCGAGGCCCTCTCCTGCCCCAGTGTCGAACTCTCCCATGCCGAGGCCAAGCGGGTGATGGAGGGTGTACCGCTGCCCATCCCGGCCAAGGGACTGGTGGCCCTGGTTGGCCCCAAGCGCCGCCTGGTGGCCATGGCCGAGGGGGATGGCTTCAAGCTGCGCATCAAGCGGGTGTTCAAGGAGTAGGCAGCCGATCTTCCTATACCCTGGACACTCGACCCTCTAGAGCCTTCACTCCACCTCGAAGGTTTCCTTGATGATGGGCTGGGATAAGACCACCGAGGTGCGGGTGCTGCCGTAGAAGCCAAGCTGCTGGATGAGTTCTTGCAGGTGCTCCACGGATGGCGTCATGACCTTGGCCACAAAAGACGATTCGCCGGTCACAAAATAGCATTCACGCACCGCAGGGGTGGTACGGGCAAACTCGAGCATCTGCTGGTAGCGTCCCGGCGGGGTAGCCACCTCGATCAGGGCGGTGATGGTGTACCCCAGTGCGCCTGGGTTGATCCGCGCTCCATAGCCCGCAATGATGCCGGCATCTTCCAGACGGCGCACCCGCTCGGTGACGGCAGGGGTCGAGAGCCCCACCCGTCGGCCCAGCTCCCGGTAGGAGAGCCGACCGTCCTTTTGCAATTCGTTCAGGATGGCGATGTTGGCCTTATCAAGCAGTTTGGAAGCCACTCTTGTCATTATGCCTTAAGTTTGTAAAACACAAAGCCTTTTTGTCTGTAAGAAATCGCTTTTATGTGCTCCAAAAAGCCTCTATTCTTGGGGAAAAACAGGAGGTAGCTATGGTGATTGGTGTACCCAAGGAGATCAAGACCCTCGAGAACCGTGTGGCCCTCACGCCAGGAGGTGTAACCAGCCTGGTACGGCGGGGCCACAAGGTACTGGTGCAGCAGAGTGCCGGGGTGGGCTCGGGGATATCCGATGCCGAGTATCAAAAAGCCGGGGCCGAAATTGTGAGCGCTTCGGAGGCCTGGGCCGCCGATCTGGTGGTCAAGGTCAAGGAACCCATAGCCGAAGAGTATAAGTACCTGCGCAAGGGGCTCATTCTCTTCACCTATTTGCACTTAGCCGCCGATGAGCCGCTCACCAAGGCTTTGCTCGAGGGGGGAACTACCGGCATCGCCTATGAAACGGTGCAGCTCGAGGATGGCTCCCTGCCCTTGCTGCTGCCCATGAGCGAGGTGGCCGGGCGCATGGCCCCGCAGGTGGGCGCTGCCGCCCTGGAGAAACCCCACGGGGGGCGTGGGGTGCTTTTGGGTGGGGTGCCAGGGGTGGCGCCTGCGAGTGTGGTGATTATCGGGGGAGGCATCGTGGGCACCAACGCCGCCAAAATTGCCCTGGGTATGGGCGCTCAGGTGACCATCCTGGACGTGAGCAAAGCCCGGATGCAGTACCTGGACGATGTGTTTGGCGGGCGGGTCATTACCCTTTCTTCTACCGAGGCCAATATCGCTGCCTCCATCCGGCACGCCGACCTGTTGATTGGGGCGGTGCTGATCCCTGGGGCCAAGGCCCCCAAACTGGTCACCCGCGAGATGCTATCCACCATGAAAGAAGCCTCGGTGATAGTGGATGTGGCGGTAGATCAGGGCGGTTGTGTGGAGACCATTCACCCCACCACCCACGCCGACCCCACCTATGTGGTGGACGGGGTGGTGCACTACGGCGTGGCCAACATGCCGGGGGCGGTGCCGCGCACCTCTACCTTTGCCCTCACCAACCAGACCCTGCCCTACCTGCTCAAACTGGCCGAGAAGGGGCTGGATGCCCTCCAAGACGACCCCGCCCTGATGCTGGGCCTCAATACCCACCAGGGTAAGCTGACCTGCCTGGGGGTAGCGCAGGCCTTCGGGCTGCCCTACACCGAGCCCAGGGCAGCTCTGTAACAGCTTTGGGGCGTGGTTTGTAAATACGCTTCAGGGTATAGGGCCCTTAATAAAACGCGCCCCTGTACCCGCCTTAACCCGGAACATCCCGGGCGCTTGCTGTACCCTGGAGGGGAAGCCTATGCGCTGGCGAGGGTGGTTTCTAGTGTGGGTGCTGGCGGGCCTGGGCCCGCCCGCCCTGGCGCAGGGTGTGCCCTGGCTGCCCGGTGAACGCCTGGTTTACAACGTAACCTGGCAGGGGCTCGGGGTGGGGCGGCTCTATCTCAGCGCCGATCCCATCGAGGGGGGCTGGCGCTTTCGCCTGAAACTCGAGACCACCGGGCTCGCGCAGGCGGTAGGCTATGGCCTCGAGTCGGAGAGCCAGGTCGGTTACGACCTTTTTACAGACCGCTTCTGGCAAATCCTGACCGAGCCCCTCAAGGGCACCACCCGGCTCTATTTCGAGCGCCAGGAGAACAACGGCTCCCGGGCCAGGGTGGTCTATCCTGACGGTAAGCAGTCAGGCTGGAGTAGCGCCAGCGACGAGGTGATGGATCAGGTCTCGCTCATTTACTACCTGCGGGTTCGTCCCGAAACCCGCCTGATTCGTGCGGTGGACTACCCCAAACTGACCGAGGGCCGACTGGAGGTTTTGCCCGGCAGCAATGGCCTGCTGGGCTACCGCTTTGCCCGCGAAGACCTGCTGGTAGAGGTCTGGTATCGCCAGGATGCCCGCCGTACCCCGGTTCGCATCATCTTTGGACGCGACTTTGGCCGACTGGAGGCTACCCTGGTCGAAAATTCCAATGGGCGCTAGGCCCACAAAAGGCTCTCATCTGAGCTTTGTGAAAGCTTGGAAACTGGGTTGGGGTGCGTTATAGTTGCGCCATAGGTATCCAAGCAACCCCAGCGCAACGACGATGAGTCCAGGGCGATGTGTGGGGTTGAACCAATCTGGAGGCTTATCTTGAAAGGGAACATAACCGTAACCGAGAGTGCGCTGGCGGCCATCCTGGGTCTGGCCGCGCACGAAGTACCGGGGGTGATTGGGATGAGCCCTGCCGGTATCCGCGAATCCATCAGCCGTATCCTGGGCCGGAGCGAGGCCAGCGAAGGGGTGGTGGTTAAGCCCGACCCGAATGCTCCCGGCAAATACCAGGCCGACCTGTATGTGGTGGTGGCTTTTGGTGCGCGCATCCCCACGGTGGTGGATAGCATTGGGGAGCGGGTGAACTGGGCTGCCAAAAGCCTGGCGGGAGTCGAGCTTTCTACCGTGCGGATTCACGTGGTGGGGGTGAGCCGTGGCTGAGGCTCTTTCGCCTGCTGAACTTGCCAGGGCCTTCCGCTATGCGACCGATTGGTTTGCGGTCTATGTCGAGGAGACCAACGCCCTGAACGTGTACCCGGTGCCGGATGGCGATACCGGCACCAACATGCACCTTACGCTGCAATCGGTTCGGCGGGAGCTGGATCTGGCCGACACCAGCAAGATGAGCGATGTGGCGCGGGCCATCAGCTATGGCTCGCTGCTGGGTGCGCGGGGAAACTCGGGGGTGATTACCTCGCAAATCCTCAAGGGTTTTGCCGAGACCATCAAAGAAGCCAGTGCGGTTTCGCCCG harbors:
- the ald gene encoding alanine dehydrogenase codes for the protein MVIGVPKEIKTLENRVALTPGGVTSLVRRGHKVLVQQSAGVGSGISDAEYQKAGAEIVSASEAWAADLVVKVKEPIAEEYKYLRKGLILFTYLHLAADEPLTKALLEGGTTGIAYETVQLEDGSLPLLLPMSEVAGRMAPQVGAAALEKPHGGRGVLLGGVPGVAPASVVIIGGGIVGTNAAKIALGMGAQVTILDVSKARMQYLDDVFGGRVITLSSTEANIAASIRHADLLIGAVLIPGAKAPKLVTREMLSTMKEASVIVDVAVDQGGCVETIHPTTHADPTYVVDGVVHYGVANMPGAVPRTSTFALTNQTLPYLLKLAEKGLDALQDDPALMLGLNTHQGKLTCLGVAQAFGLPYTEPRAAL
- a CDS encoding Lrp/AsnC family transcriptional regulator, whose translation is MTRVASKLLDKANIAILNELQKDGRLSYRELGRRVGLSTPAVTERVRRLEDAGIIAGYGARINPGALGYTITALIEVATPPGRYQQMLEFARTTPAVRECYFVTGESSFVAKVMTPSVEHLQELIQQLGFYGSTRTSVVLSQPIIKETFEVE
- the truB gene encoding tRNA pseudouridine(55) synthase TruB, with amino-acid sequence MALFAVNKPLGRTSHDVVDMARKLLGTRRVGHTGTLDPLATGVLILASDVSTKLVPFLSAEEKEYLAWVSFGATTETLDAEGPIVEETPRRPTQREIEAVLPAFLTMMEQTPPAYSAVKVGGVKAYEAARKGQTLKLEARPVKYHEVTLLAYDPAPIAYRIAHSAAGWQLSERGRQVELPRPLGDYPTAVIRLVVGPGTYVRSFARDLGEQLGSKAFLSGLVRTRVGKIGLEQAQEIEHLDIRKTLDELEALSCPSVELSHAEAKRVMEGVPLPIPAKGLVALVGPKRRLVAMAEGDGFKLRIKRVFKE
- a CDS encoding Asp23/Gls24 family envelope stress response protein codes for the protein MKGNITVTESALAAILGLAAHEVPGVIGMSPAGIRESISRILGRSEASEGVVVKPDPNAPGKYQADLYVVVAFGARIPTVVDSIGERVNWAAKSLAGVELSTVRIHVVGVSRG
- a CDS encoding enoyl-CoA hydratase/isomerase family protein, giving the protein MNWQQRYQRLKFDQPSEGVQEVILSNPGRLNAADSQMHRELAYVWRDIDADENIGAVLVRGEGGAFSSGGDFEMIEEMIHDYEALLRVWKEARDLVYGVVNCSKPIVAAIEGPAVGAGLAVALLADISVAGKTARIVDGHVRLGVAAGDHSVMVWPLLCGLSKAKYYLLLNEPLSGEEAERIGLVSRCVEDGAVYAEALQIAQRLTQGSPTAIRFTKYALNNWLRMMGPNFDTSLALEFMGFLGPDAKEGLTSLREKRRPRFQKKSPL
- a CDS encoding DUF3108 domain-containing protein, producing the protein MRWRGWFLVWVLAGLGPPALAQGVPWLPGERLVYNVTWQGLGVGRLYLSADPIEGGWRFRLKLETTGLAQAVGYGLESESQVGYDLFTDRFWQILTEPLKGTTRLYFERQENNGSRARVVYPDGKQSGWSSASDEVMDQVSLIYYLRVRPETRLIRAVDYPKLTEGRLEVLPGSNGLLGYRFAREDLLVEVWYRQDARRTPVRIIFGRDFGRLEATLVENSNGR